The region GCAAACGACACAATTGTCCCTGCGCCCGCCGTCCAAATGTTCCAGTACTGGAACGAAGGGCGAAACgaaggtgcgccgcccgcttTCAGTGCAaacgtcgccgcgcagagCACGCCAAAGGTGAGGAGCGTCGTCATCGTGACGAGATGCGCGATCAAGTTGATCGAGTCGAGCAAGAGGACGAGCTGGCAgagcgcgcacgtcgcgagcaccgcgtaggtcggcacgtcgcccgacgcggtgcCTTGCGCAAACGGCGCGAGGATCGGCAAGAGGTCGTCGCGTGCGATCGCCTGCAGCACCTTGGCGCACGCCATGACGCCCATCAGCGCAGAGAAGGAGCACGAggcgacctcgccgagcacgacaaTCACCGGCCAGAGCGACACGTCGCCCACAatgccgacgtcgcggtAGAGCGACTCGCGCGGGATCGTCGAGGCCATAATCACAAACGCGGCGACGTACACGCCAAACGTAAAGATCAGCGACCAGTTGGTGCCTTTCGGGATGCTCTTGCTCggcttgcgcaggtcgccCGACATGGACGCGCCCGCGAGGATGCCGCACACCGCCGGAAAGAGCACACCAAAGACCGAGCGCCAGTTTTcgctcgccggcgtggtcgacgagccggCAGCGCCCGCAGTAAAGTGCGGCCACATGTTCTCTGCGAGTGTCGTCCAGGACCAGCCGGTGTAGTACAGGTCGCGTGCAGGGTCCTCAAACGGCTGTACAAACATGGCCGAGAGCGGCATGCTCGTCACTGCCACGCTCAGAATCACGGCCAGGAggagcgtcgcacgcgAAAAAAGCGACGAGCCAAAGAGGCACACGAGCGTGCAGAGCCACAGCACAATGGAGCCGTAGGTGTACAGGAACCAGCTGCCTTCGGGCAGGAAGCCGTGCCcgcgcgactcgccgagcgcgccaatGAGGCTCTCAACGCAGCCGAGCACGTTCATCGCCGCGTTGAATGCCTGGCCAAAGAAGAACACCAGGCCGATCGACCCGCCAAACTCGGGcccgagcgagcgcgaaaTGAGGTagtacgcgccgccgccacgcaCCTGTCCGTTGGTGCTGATGGCGTTGAGCGAGAGGACCGTGAGCGTGTCCACCCCGTAGCTAATTACCAGCAAAAAGAGCGAGCCCAGCAAACCCGCCTGGCCCAGAATAAAGCCGAAACGCAGAAACAGAATGATACCGAGCACGTTGAGCGTCACAGGCATAAAGACGCCGTCCCACGTCCCCAGCTTGCGTGGCTGCCCGTCAGAATGCAGCATGCCAGGTACTTTGCGGTACCCTGCAGCGGTCTCGCGCCcctcctcgacctcggcgggAACAGGCACGCCCTCGTCCGCGTCAGAgttgcggcgcgtcggcgcggcactcgcCTCTGGACGCTTGGGCGACACGTCGATCTGCGCCTCTTCATCGTTCGGCGTAGACTGCTGTCCGGGTGCCGGCCCCTCTGATTCCTCGACCGTctgccgctcgaggagcttctgctcgagcgacaCGTAGTCAGCCTCGCCCGCCGATACGAAACGCGACATGGTCCTACCGTGGAGAGCGTTGCGCACGTGACTTTCGCCGCCATGGCGAACACGACAgtgcgcggtgcgctgaCGATCCATGGCACCAATCCGCAGTTCCtgatcgagcgcgtggtgcgtgcgcgcatcTACGACTCGATGTACTGGAAGCAGGACTGCTTTGCGCTCAccgccgagtcgctcgtCGACAAGGCCGCGGACCTGCAGTACGTGGGCGGCACCTACGGCATGCTGCGCCCCAGCCCGTTCCTGTGCCTCGTCTGCAAGCTGCTCCAGATCCAGCCGGAGCGGGAGATTGTGCTCGAGTacctcgcggccgaggacctCAAGTACTTGCGCGCACTCGCAGCCATGTACATCCGCATGACCTTTCCCGCGATCGAGGTGtttgagctgctcgagccgctccTGAATGACTACCGAAAATTGCGGTACAGAGACACCGCGGGGCAGTACTCGCTCTCGCACATGGACGAGTTTGTGGACGACCTGCTAAAAGAGGAGCGCGTATGCGACTTGATCCTGCCGCGCctcacgcgccgcagcgtgctCGAAGAAAACGAGGGACTGCGGCcacgtacgtcgcgcctcgaggatgcACTCGTTCTCGGCGACGCACAGGGCCttgacgaggcggacgatAGCGACGACAGCCTCGGCGCAGTTCGCCGCGAACGcgaagcgcggcgcgcacacGCGGACCAGAcacgcgaggcgcggcgcagacgcgAGGCCCATGCGCGGGGGTACGCGGTCGAAGAGGAGGAGTACGCGTCGCAGCAGtcggaggacgaggaggagcgcctccGCGCGCTGTAtatgcgctcgcgcagcgtgtcgccTGATCGGGAAGATCGGGGGAGTGTGTCGCCCGATCGGAGTGTTTCGCCCGATCGCAGCATCTCGCCGGACCGCAGGAGTGTGTCGCCCGACCGCGCCATCTCGCCGGATCGGCGGAGCGTGTCGCCCGACCGTCGCAGTGTGTCGACCGACCGCGACATTTCGCCCGACCGCATGAGCATTTCGCCCGACCGTCAATAGATACCAGCCTATACCACCTTGTTCTTTCGCCGGATGGCAGCCTGCTTCCATCCATCCCTCGATTGTCTCCTCCCCTCTTCCATTAACTATACCTACATAATCGATTAttcgagcacctcgtcgagatCGCTACTCGATAGCGTTTCGCTCTCCGTCCCGTCGATCGAGATCGGCGCATCCCACGCCTTGTTCGGCGTACTCGGCACCGACGCCGGCATcccaagcggcgcgcggccaagCACGGTGGCCGGCCGCAAGTGCGGCGCAAAGAGTGACATGACTGGGCGCTCCGGACGTGCGGTGAGCGACGCCACCATCTTTTCGGTATCctggtgcgcgaggcgaacgagctgctcgttcgcgcgccgcagccgcgcacACTCCGCCGTGACTTCGGCGAGAaaggcgtcgcgctcggcaatgcgctccgccgccgcgtcgagctcctgctgGAACTCGGCTTGGACCTCGTCGCGAAGggcgtccggcgccgcgggcgtcTGCGCTGCAAGCaccgtctcgagctcgcggacctggcgctggagcgcctcgatgcgTGCGTCCTTGTCTGCGTCGCCCGGCACACCCGGCATCGagaggcgcgtcgcgagcttgcgctcgaggcggctgATCTTGgacagcgccgcgtgcagctTTTCCTGGACGATGGGCAGAGGATCGTCAAACGCAAAgccgcgctgcttggcCGGCGAGACGGGATGCGGCTCAGACGGGCGCGGCCCGTCGCCCCCACGGAGGatgagcgtgccgagctcgtcgaggcgctcctgcagTGCTTCGATCGAGGCCGGAGTCGGGGCCGTGGCCGTAGCCGTGGCCGTGGCCGttgccggcgacgccgcgcggcggggcggcgtcgaggacggTGCCGgggcctgctgcagctgcgcgaccttggcacgcagcgcgcccaTTTCTGCGCGGTAGCGCACAAGGAGTGCGTGCGTttcggcgctcggcgcgccgaccagcaGCGAGAGGTCGCCGTCGATCTCGTTCGGCTCTGCACGCACGGCGACCTTCTTGATGCGCTTGGCAAAGttgagcgtgccgagcgactcTTCGACCATCGCCGGCGAGGGATTGAGCGTGCACACAACAGCAATGCGTGCGTTGCCGTTCAGGCTATTTTGGAGGATGCGTGTGAGTTTCGAGTCGCGGAACGGGACGTGGATCGCTGTCGTGCGGCTCCGCTCGCTCTTTTCCGCAGCGCTGCGCTCCGACAAGGCGTAGATTACTTTACCGAGACTCAGGAGACTCTTGTTGATGTTGGCGCCTTCGGAGCGCCCTCGTGCGCCCCACGTATGCCGCTCGCTGCCCGCGAGATCAATGAGGCTCAGCTCGCTGATGCGATAGTGCCGCCCGACGTGgtccgcggcgccgccttgcgAGCGTTCCCACGACTCGACCGTGATCTTGAAGCAGGTATGActgcggctcgagcgctcGTTCCAGTCGgtcgcgccgacgtgccgattcgcctcgccgcgctcgagcagcgcaaagaCCTGGCTCGGGGACGTGACGACCTCTtcctgcagcggcgcgacaAACACTGCAttcgcgccgcggcggcggtcgtcgcgcacctgcgGCTGGCTCGTAGGATCCAACAAATCCTTCACGATCTCGTTCCAGATCTCGAGGTAGCTGACGCGCACGAGGtactcgcgctcgctcgagccTTGGCAGATCCCTTGGAACACGTCGCAGATCGCACGGGGAATAATGCCgggctcgccgccgccctcgcCACCACTCAGCGTAAAGGTCTTGCCGCTGGCCGTTTGGCCGTATGCAAAGATCACGGCATTGTAGCCACGCAAGACGCTCTGCACCAAGGGACGCGCAAGCATCGCATACACGTCGGCATTCGAACTGCCCGTGTGCAGGCCGTCAAACTGGAACGGCAGGCCGACATTCGGCTGGAGCTTGGTCGCAGCAATGCACGGATCGAGCATGACAGTGGCAGAGGTGGGCGTCGCAAGCCACGCACACTCTTCGTCGGCTTCAGtggggcgcaggcggaTATGCACTTGCACCGAGTCGGGGCCGCTTTCCTCTGCATCGTCCAGGAGGAACGAgctctcgccgagctcgtcggcaatcgcatcgacgtcgacgcgctcggcagcgacaGGCATGGGGCGCATCGCTTtgagcggcgacggcgtccGTGGGATCGTGCGGACAGGCGCAGACCGCACAGGCGACGCTTGGCCGAGCGACATGGGTGCGCGGCTCGCAACGGGCGCAAGAgccggcgtgcggcccGTAGCGGTCCCGAGCGACGTTGGTGCGCGGCTCGCCACGCTctgcggcgtcggcgcacggATCGGCGCATTGGCTGGCGCACGGCTCGggcccggcgcgtcgtcgcgcttgaggcgcggccgcacgacgccgtcggTGATCTTGGCGCGCAGGACACGCGTCTGTGACCCCTGCATGGGCCGTGTTGgagacgcggcgcgggccGGCGGGCGTaccggcgcggtgcgttcggcagcgcgcatcggcgacgctGTCCGCTCGGGCACTtggcgcaccggcgacgcggtccGGTCGGGAACAGGACGCACCGGCGATGCAGTCCGCTCGGGTGCACGCACCGGCGACGCTGTccgctcgggcgcgcgtgcgtctcTCCGTGCACTCATCGATGTCGCTGGCCGTGCCATGGCGGTCCGTGCCATGGCCGTCGCTGGCCGTGGCCCGGCCGGCCGTGTATCCCCCCGTGCAAGCCCTCTATCGTCTTCGCGGGCGCGGCTCATGGACGTCGTCGGGCGTGTAAACGGATCGCGGCGGTGTGCATtgtgcagcggcgcatcctcgagctcgtccggcgtatcagcacgccgcggcgcgataTCGTGCTGCGacgcgatgcgcacctcgcgcacacgcgcctcttcctcgcCCTTCCCGCCCC is a window of Malassezia japonica chromosome 7, complete sequence DNA encoding:
- a CDS encoding uncharacterized protein (COG:S; EggNog:ENOG503P1U5) → MANTTVRGALTIHGTNPQFLIERVVRARIYDSMYWKQDCFALTAESLVDKAADLQYVGGTYGMLRPSPFLCLVCKLLQIQPEREIVLEYLAAEDLKYLRALAAMYIRMTFPAIEVFELLEPLLNDYRKLRYRDTAGQYSLSHMDEFVDDLLKEERVCDLILPRLTRRSVLEENEGLRPRTSRLEDALVLGDAQGLDEADDSDDSLGAVRREREARRAHADQTREARRRREAHARGYAVEEEEYASQQSEDEEERLRALYMRSRSVSPDREDRGSVSPDRSVSPDRSISPDRRSVSPDRAISPDRRSVSPDRRSVSTDRDISPDRMSISPDRQ
- a CDS encoding uncharacterized protein (COG:Z; EggNog:ENOG503NTW8) gives rise to the protein MDSAPAPSAHERSPVAARERPAGFVLMETGTRPATPRAPFMPSPRKRARGTPQKVTRVPLGESTLNAREDEARGGKGEEEARVREVRIASQHDIAPRRADTPDELEDAPLHNAHRRDPFTRPTTSMSRAREDDRGLARGDTRPAGPRPATAMARTAMARPATSMSARRDARAPERTASPVRAPERTASPVRPVPDRTASPVRQVPERTASPMRAAERTAPVRPPARAASPTRPMQGSQTRVLRAKITDGVVRPRLKRDDAPGPSRAPANAPIRAPTPQSVASRAPTSLGTATGRTPALAPVASRAPMSLGQASPVRSAPVRTIPRTPSPLKAMRPMPVAAERVDVDAIADELGESSFLLDDAEESGPDSVQVHIRLRPTEADEECAWLATPTSATVMLDPCIAATKLQPNVGLPFQFDGLHTGSSNADVYAMLARPLVQSVLRGYNAVIFAYGQTASGKTFTLSGGEGGGEPGIIPRAICDVFQGICQGSSEREYLVRVSYLEIWNEIVKDLLDPTSQPQVRDDRRRGANAVFVAPLQEEVVTSPSQVFALLERGEANRHVGATDWNERSSRSHTCFKITVESWERSQGGAADHVGRHYRISELSLIDLAGSERHTWGARGRSEGANINKSLLSLGKVIYALSERSAAEKSERSRTTAIHVPFRDSKLTRILQNSLNGNARIAVVCTLNPSPAMVEESLGTLNFAKRIKKVAVRAEPNEIDGDLSLLVGAPSAETHALLVRYRAEMGALRAKVAQLQQAPAPSSTPPRRAASPATATATATATAPTPASIEALQERLDELGTLILRGGDGPRPSEPHPVSPAKQRGFAFDDPLPIVQEKLHAALSKISRLERKLATRLSMPGVPGDADKDARIEALQRQVRELETVLAAQTPAAPDALRDEVQAEFQQELDAAAERIAERDAFLAEVTAECARLRRANEQLVRLAHQDTEKMVASLTARPERPVMSLFAPHLRPATVLGRAPLGMPASVPSTPNKAWDAPISIDGTESETLSSSDLDEVLE